In the Bartonella apihabitans genome, GCCCGCAATGATCATCCATTCGGCCATGGACGGGGCAAGATCTGTCCGGTCGCCATATTTAAGTCGCGCAACAAGGTTGCGAGCAAGTCCGAAATGGGCAACGGCCGAGCGCGCACGTTGAAACGGGGGAGGTGATTGCAAAGCTTCCCCGCTTAAAAAACCTTCTCCGGGGTCGTAAGTGAATGGCGTTCCCATAACAGGGCAATAAGGCTTGGTTATGAAATGTAATTTTTGCCAACATTCTGCGCATATAGTACCGCTTTTTTCGACAAAAGCACCACATCCCGGGCATGTCGGAGGAAACAGCAAGTTCATGACATGTTCCCCGAATTTTACCAAAGTTTTCCGATCGAGATATTGTGCCTTTAACAATCTTTTTGACCTTTTTAGACAAACGACTGCATTCGCAATGAAAATTCCCGGGATATTGTTAAAACAACCTGTTTGGGTTTATTCTGATCAATAATTACGGATGGTACCGTCAATCTTCCGCGAATAATTGATGACGGTTAAAATACACTAAAGCAGATAATGACAGATTTTCTTATTTTTGACCAGAATAGAATTGAACAGTTTCGAAGCCGCGCTTTTACGCGTTACGGTAACAAAGGCGATTTTCTACTCAGACGTATCACCGAGGAATTACAGGAAAGGTTGCAGACGGTAGACCGGAAATTCAGCCATGCTGTAGACCTTTTCGGCCATACCGGAGCAGGAGCCGAAGCACTCGTCAATTCGGGAAAAGTCTCTAGTGTCGATAGTGTTGAAAGTGATGGCCGCTATACGAATGGCAAACACGCTTTTTTGCGACGTGATCGGGAAATTATAGATTTGCCGGCCGGAGCTTATGATCTTGCTATTTCGCTTTTGTCACTCAGCATAACGAATGACGTTCCCGGAGTACTTACCCAGATTCGCAACAGTTTGAAACCGGATGGTCTTTTTTTGGGGGTTTTGGCAGGAGCGGGGACATTAGGCGAATTACGGGAATCTATGCTCGAAGC is a window encoding:
- a CDS encoding methyltransferase, with product MTDFLIFDQNRIEQFRSRAFTRYGNKGDFLLRRITEELQERLQTVDRKFSHAVDLFGHTGAGAEALVNSGKVSSVDSVESDGRYTNGKHAFLRRDREIIDLPAGAYDLAISLLSLSITNDVPGVLTQIRNSLKPDGLFLGVLAGAGTLGELRESMLEAENELYGGASPRIYPFVDIRDAGALLQRAGFAMPVSDVENLTVRYDTVFHLIDDLRAMGMQNALIGRSHRPVSRRFFQRVAEIYADRFSDNDGRIRASFSFIWLSGWAPDKSQQKPARPGTATISLVDVLGDKSAH